In Kaistia defluvii, the sequence TTGCCGTGCTGGTTGTTGCCGCAGTGGTTGTCGTCGGGGTTGCTTATCGGGAGGGGCTTCTTCCCGCCTCGATCGACCGGTTCGCGGCCAGCGACGGTCCGCCGGCGGATGCAGGAGGCGGTGGCGGCGGGGGTAAGGGCGGGCGGCGCAACGCCACGCCGTCCGTGACGGTCACCCAGGCGGAGACCGGCGACCTGCCGGTCCGGCGCTCTACCATCGGCTGGATCAATTCGGTCGCCTCGACCCCCGTGACGACGCAGCAGCAGGGTGTCGTCACCCGCATCGCACTCGCGAACGGCGCCGACGTGAAGGCCGGCGATCTCCTGGTCCAGCTCGACGATCGCGCCGCGCAGGCAACGCTGGCGCGCGACCGGGCGGCGCTCACCCGCGACCAGGCCACCGTCGTTGCCACCACGGCCGACCTGAAGCGCGCGCAGGACCTCGTCGCCCGCAAGGTCGATTCCAGCCAGCAGCTCGACCAGGCCGTCGCGGCCGCCGCCAGCGCCGCCGCCGTGGTCACGCTGGATCAGGCGAATATCGACGCCGATCAGGTGGTGGTCGACGACATGCGCATCACCGCGCCGCATGATGGCCGGCTCGGCGCCTTTCTGATCACGGTCGGCAGCCTCGTCCAGCCGGGCAACTCGGTGGTGATGCTGACCGACATGACCCATCTCGAGGCCAATTTCACCGTCTCCGACGCCGATGTCTGCTTGCTGCGGCAGTCCCTGGCGGCAGGCTCCGTGCCGGTGCGCGTTTCGCCCTCGAACCAGCCGACGGCGGTGGCTATCGGCCCGAAGGCCGCCGCCGCGACGCAGCCTCACCCCGCGACCCCGGCCGGCAGCTCGGCCGAGGCGACGGTCGATTTCATCGACAGCACCATCAATACCAGCTCCGGCACGATGGCGGTCCGCGCCGCCGTGCCGAACGACAACCGGCTGTTCTGGCCGGGGCAGGCGGTCAAGGTCGATGTCGATCTCGGCATGCACACCAACGTCGTGCTGGTTCCCACCGTCGCGGTTCAGCCGGGGCAGCAGGGTTCCAATGTCTTCGTCGTCAAGCCGGACCAGACCATCGACGTCCGTCCGGTCGAGCTTGCCGGCATTGTCGGGGATCGCGCCGGCATTGTCTCGGGCCTCCAGGCCGGCGAGGCGGTGGTGACCGAGGGTCAGCTCTCGCTTGCCAGCGGCACGAAGGTGAACGTCCGGGACGCCAAGCCGGCCGTCGCGCCGCCGCCAAAGGGAGCGCCGAAAACCGGGCCGCAGACAAGCTCGAGCGCGCCTCAAGCGGTCAGCGGATCGGAGGCCAAGCTGTGAAGATCTCCGAGCTCTGCATCCGCCGCCCGGTCGCGACCATTCTGTTCTTCCTCGGGGTCGCCATGGGCGGCGTCTTCGCCTACCAGCAATTGCCGGTGGCGGCGTTGCCGGAAGTCAGCTTCCCCACCATCAGCGTCAGCGCGCAATTGCCCGGCGCCTCGCCGCAGACCATGGCGACCGCCGTCGCCACGCCGTTGATCAAGCAGTTCGAGACCATCTCGGGCATCGACACGATCAGCGCCACCAGCTCGCTCGGCAATTCGCAGATCGTGCTGCAATTCGCGCTCAACCAGAACATCGACACCGCCGCCGGCGACGTTCAGGCGGCGATCGACCGCTCGCTGCGGCAATTGCCGCCGAACATGCAGAACCCGCCCAGCTACCGGAAGGTCAATCCGGCCGATGCGCCGGTGCTGCTGCTGGCCGTGCAGGGCGATACGCTGCCGATGTCGACGCTCGACGATTTCGCCGAGAACGTGATCTCGCCCAGCCTTTCCACGCTTCCCGGCATCGCGCAGGTCGGCGTCTATGGCGGCCAGACCTATGCCGTCCGCGTCCAGGCCGATCCCGACAAGCTCGCCACGCGCAATATCGGCCTCGATCAGATCGCGTCGGCGCTTGCCGCCGCCAACGACCAGACGCCGGTCGGCACGATGCAGAACCGGAGCCAGTCGCTCGTCATCGACGCGCCGACGCAGATGACAAACGCCGCGGCCTTCAAGCAGCTGATCATCGCCAATCCGAACGGCAGCCCGGTGCGGCTTTCGGATGTCGCCAATGTCGTCGACGGCGTGCAGAACGCGCAGACGGCCGGCTGGTATGACGGCACGCGCTCGATCGTGCTGGCGATCCAACGCCAGCCGAGCGCCAACACCGTCGCCGTGGTCGATGCCGTCAACGCGCAGCTGCCCAAGCTGATGGCGTCGATGCCTGCCTCGATGACGATCAAGGTGCTGAACGACCGTTCGACCTCGATCCGCGCCGCTATCGCCGACGTGCAGACCACGCTGGCGATCACCATCGGCCTGGTGATCCTGGTGATCTACCTGTTCCTGGGCAAGGTTTCCGCCACCTTCATCCCGGCGCTCTCCGTGCCGCTGTCGCTAGTGGCGGCCTTTGGCGGCATGTATTTCTTCGGCTTCAGCGTCGACAACATCTCGCTGCTCGGCCTGACGCTCGCCGTCGGCCTCGTCGTCGACGATGCGATCGTCATGCTCGAAAACATCATGCGCCATGTCGAGGAAGGCATGCCGCCCTTCGAGGCGGCGCTGGTCGGCAGCCGCGAGGTCGGCGCGACCATCGTCTCCATGACGCTGTCCCTTGTCGCCGTGTTCCTGCCGGTGCTGCTGATGGGCGGCGTCATCGGCCGGCTGTTCAACGAGTTCGGCGTCGTCGTGACGCTGGCGATCGGCGCGTCGATGGTGGTGTCGCTGACGCTGACGCCGATGCTGGCGGCGCGCCTGCCGAAATCCGCCATCAGCCACGTCCGGCGGGGACCGGCCGCCTGGTTCGAGCGCGGCTTCCTCTGGGTCGAGGGACGCTATGACCGCGGCGTCGGCTGGTGCCTGGCGCATCGCTTCATCATCCTCGGCGTCTTCCTGGCCTCCGTCGTGGCGTCCGGCTGGCTGTTCATGACGCTGCCGAAGGGCTTCTTCCCGCAGGAGGATATCGGCCAACTCTCGGTCTCGACCCAGGCGCGGCAGGATATCTCCTTCCAGGCCATGGTGGGGCTGCAGCGGCAGGTCGAGGCGACGTTGAAGGCCTCGCCCTATGTGGATCACGTCGCCTCCTTCGTCGGCGGTGGACCGGGATCGGTGACGCTGAACTCCGCCTCGCTGTCGGTGCAGCTGAAGCCGAAGGATGCGCGTCCGCCTGTCAATGTCGTCATGAACGATCTGCGGGCGCAGCTTTCGCGCATTCCCGGCATCCAGTCCTACATCCAGCCGGTGCAGAACCTGCGCATCGGCGGCGTCAGCTCGCAGAGCACCTACCAGCTGATGCTGCAGGCGATCGACCAACAGGCGCTGAACGACTGGGCGACGCGGATGACCACGGCGATGCGCGGCGACCCGCATTTCGTCGACGTCGCCAACAATTTGCAGAACAACGCGCTGCAGGCCCGCATCGTCGTCGACCGCGACAAGGCGGATTCGCTCGGGATTTCCGCCGCCACCTTGCGCCAGACCCTGGAAGACGGCTTCGGCACCTCGACGGCGGCGACGATCCAGGCGACCGGCTCGAGCTACGACGTCATCCTCGAATATGATCCGGATCTGGCCTGGTCGGACAGCCTGCTTTCCGACATCCGCGTGCGCTCGTCGTCCGGCACGCTGGTGCCGCTGTCGAGCTTTGCCAGCGTCCAGCGCGCGGTCGGCCCCGTCACGGTCAACCAGCTTGGCCAGTTGCCGGCGGCGACCATCTCGTTCAACCTGCCGGACGGCGTCGCGCTCAGCCAGGCGACGGACCAGATCGAGGTGCTGAAGCAGCAGATCGGCGTGCCGGCCAATGTCTACACCTCCTATGCCGGCACGGCGCAGGTGTTCCAGCAATCTTTGGCGACGCAGGGCATCCTGATCTTCGCGGCGGTGCTGACGATCTATGTCGTGCTCGGCATGCTCTATGAGAGCTTCATCCACCCCCTCACCATCCTGTCCGGCCTGCCGGCGGCGGCCTTTGGCGCGCTCGTGGCGCTGAAGATCATGGGGCTCGATCTCTCGGTCATCGCGCTGATCGGCATCCTGATGCTGATCGGTATCGTCAAGAAGAACGCGATCATGATGGTCGACGTCGCCATTGTCGGGCAGCGCGAGGAGGGCCTCGCGCCCGAGATGGCGATCCACCGAGCGGCGGTGCGTCGGTTCCGGCCGATCATGATGACGACCTTCGCGGCCCTGCTCGGCGCGGTGCCGATCGCGCTCGGGACCGGCGCCAGCGCCGAACTGCGCCAGCCGCTCGGCATCGCGGTGGTCGGCGGCCTGCTGGTCTCGCAGCTTCTGACGCTGTTCATCACGCCGGTGATTTTTGTGGAGATGGAGCGCTTGAGCCGGTTCCTCGCCGGATTGCGCCATGGCCCTTCGGCGGAGCCGGCGACGCCGGCCGGATCGCCTGCGGCGCCGGCACTGCTGCCGCAGCCGGCCGGAGAATAGCTTCGGCTCATTCGCGACAAGCGCGGGCTGGCGGAATCGTTCGGATCGGCATCTATTGATGGACGCCGAATCCAAGCGAGCCGTCAGCCCCATGCGCATTCTCGTCGTCGAAAACTATCAAGCCACCTCGCTCGGCCTGATGCGGCCGGCGCTTGCCTCGGCCGGGGCGGTGATCGATATCCGCCGCGCCCATGAGGGCGACGCCTTGCCGGAAACCCCGGAAGGCTACGATGCGATCATCGTGCTCGGCGGTGGCCAGAGCGCGGTCGACGACGAGGCGCATCCCTATCTGCCGCGCCTCGCCCGCCTGATGCGCGCCTTTGGCGATGCCGACAAATCCGTGCTCGGCATCTGCCTGGGGTCGCAGATCCTGGCGCGCGGCTATGGCGCCAACAATATCCTGGGCCGGCCGACCGAATTCGGCTGGCAGGAAGTCACGCCGACGGAGGCGGGCCGCGACGATCCCGTCGTCGGCGTGCTGGAGGGCCCGTCGCCCCTGTTCCACTGGCATTCCGACACGTTCAGCCTGCCGGAGGGCGCCGTCCACCTGGCGACCAGCGCGCTGACGCCCAACCAGGCCTTTCGCATCGGCCGCGCCGTCTATGGCATCCAGTTCCACTTTGAGGCCGATACAGCGCTGGTGCGCGACTGGAGCGACACGTTCGGCGATGTCGCGGCGGAGATCGATCCGGACTGGCCGGAGCGCCATGCTCGCGAGGAAGGTCCGCTCGGCAGCCGCGCCGACGCCGCCGGAAGGGCGATCGCCCGTGCCTGGATCGCAACGATCCGGTAGGCGGGCTCGTCAAACGTTCCTAAGGATGCCGAACGCCGTTATGCGGGCATGAAGTCCGGGTCACGAAGCTGTTCCAAGGTCCATGGGCACTCTGCAGGAAAGGTCGATTTCGGCAGGCCCGTTTCGACTGCAGCCTCGCGTACCGCGTAGCGGTAGATGTCCGCAACGATTCGACCAGCATCCGCCTTCAGCGATCCATTGCGCTTTTCACGGCGCTCGATGTTGCCACGCTCGCGCAAGACGGTGATTTCCCAGGAGGCGGATCGCTGTTCCGGCTGGTATGTCCATTTCAGCAGATGGCCAATCAGGAGGCGGTAGGAAGACTCCAGCGCATGACGCTGCTCACTCCCCATGTCCTCCAACTCCTCGATCAGGTTGGGCAAATCGACTTCATGGATGCGCTTCTGCTGCAAGAGTTCGATCTGCTCGTACAGCCAAGCAGAGAAATCATCTTCGTAATCGGTCGGCGGATCGAAGAGCGGCTTTTCCTTGGCGAGGCCCATGCAGCTTTCTCCTGACCAAAGACAAATGGGTCCGCTCACTATGCCACGAACGGGGCCCCGAGAGGAGTTCGTCTTTCGGGCCTGCCGAGGGACCGGTCAACCTTCTTTTCCAACGGCATTTCCATCCCCCGACCATCATCCTGAGGCGCCCGACGAAGCCGGGCCTCGAAGGAGGATCTCTCCTCACTGGCACTGTGCGGAATATCCTTCCTTTACCTCTCCCTGAGGGAGAGGTCGACGGCCGCAGGCCGGCGGGTGAGGGTTTACGGCCTCACCGGATGGTTCCCTAAACCCTCACCCGGAGCTTCGATCCGACCTCTCCCTCAGGGAGAGGTAAGGGGCAACGCGGCACGAGTTGGGAAATCGGGGCTCGCTTGTCGAAGTATGGGCCAGACACTCACGATGATGGTGGAGCAGGACCAACCGTCTTGAAAGGCTACGGGAACAACGCCGCCCGCAGTCCAAAACCGTTCAGTCCCGGCGCACGGGACGCTTCGCCGTCGCGCGTTCCTCGAATTGCATCAGCCGCAGCGAGGCGATTTCTTCGCGGGCGCCGGCCTCGGCGGCGTCCTTCATCGACGCCGCGACATAGGCGATGTGATCGATGGCCGCCTGGCGGGCGGCTTCGGGATCGCCGGCAAGGATCGCATCCCGGATCGCCTTGTGCTGGGCCAGGAGCTGGTCGCGCGAGCCGGCCTGGCCGTAGAGACGGCTGCGATTGTAGAACACGCCGTCGGCCAGCAGCCGGTAACAGGCGCGCAGCACGTGGATGATGACGATGTTGTGCGTCGCCTCGCCGATCGCCTGGTGGAACTCAACGTCCAGCGCCGCCTCGCGCCGGAAGTCGGCCTTGCCGTGTTCGGCTTCCATCGTCTCGATGATGCGGCCGAGGATGATGCGGTCGGCCTCGGTGGCGCGCGTCGCCGCCATCGCCGCGGCCGTCGCCTCGATCTCGCGCCGGAATTCCAGATAGTCGCCGCCGGCCTTGGGCGATTGCGCGATCAGGTCGACGATCGGCGCGGCGAAGACAGACCCTTCGATCGCGGCCACATAGGTGCCGCCGCCCGGGCGGCTTTCGACCAGCCCGCGGCCCTCCAGCGCCTTCAGCGCATCGCGCAGGATCGGCCGCGAAACGCCGAGCGTCGCCGACAGGTCGCGCTCGCCCGGCAGCTTGTCGCCGGGATGCAGCACGCCCTCCAGCACCAGCATCTCGATCTGTCGCGCCACCTCGTCGGCGGTCGCGCGGGAAGGAATCGGTTGAAAGACCATGCGGAAGAGCCTATCAGCGGAAATCAGGAAGTGGTCAAGAAATTGATCCAGTTGGCGGGCGCGGCTCGCCTTTCAAGAATTCATATGAAATTGGAGCGGCGCCATGGGCGGCTTGAAGGACGCAACGAGCATTGCAGACCTGAGATTGTTGGCGAAGCGCCGCGTGCCGCGCGCCTTTTTCGATTATGCCGATCGCGGCTCCTACAATGAGGAAACGATCGACGCCAACTCGGCCGACTTCAAGGCCCTCAAGCTGCGCCAGCGCGTCATGGTCGACGTGTCCAACCGCTCGACCGAAGTCACGCTGCTCGGCGAGAAGTTCGCCTATCCCTTCGCCTTCGCCCCGACCGGCCTGACCGGCATGCAGCATGCCGATGGCGAGATCCTGGCGGCCAAGGCCTGCGAGAAGGCCAACATCCCGTTCGCGCTGTCGACCATGTCGATCTGCTCGATCGAAGACGTGGCGGCGGCGACCTCGCGGCCGTTCTGGTTCCAGCTCTACGTCATGAAGAACCGCAACTTCGCCAAGCAGCTGGTCGAGCGCGCCATCGCCGCCAAGTGCTCGGCCCTCATCCTGACGCTCGACCTGCAGGTGCAGGGCCAGCGCCACCGCGACATCAAGAACGGCATGACCGTGCCGCCGCAGATCAAGCTGCACAACGTCCTCGACATGGCGACCAAGCTGCCATGGGCGTTCAAGGTTCTGGGCAGCAAGCACAAGACCTTCGGCAATCTGAACGGCGTCGAGGGCATGAGCGGCGTCAAGTCGCTGGGCCAGTGGATCTCCGGCCAGTTCGACCCAGCGCTGAACTGGGATGACGTCGCCTGGATCCGCTCGATCTGGCCCGGCAAGCTGATCCTCAAGGGCGTTCTCGATGTCGGCGACGCGCAGAAGGCGGTCAACACCGGTGCCGACGCGATCGTCGTTTCCAACCATGGCGGCCGCCAGCTCGACGGCGCGCCGTCCGCCATCTCGCGCCTGCCGCGTATTGTCGACGCCGTCGGCAACCAGACCGAAATCCTGTTCGACAGCGGCATCCGCTCGGGCCAGGACGTGCTGCGCGCGCTGGCGCTCGGCGCCAAGGGCTGCATGCTGGGCAAGGCCTTCCTGTTCGGCCTTGGCGCCGGCGGTGAAGAGGGTGTCTCGAAGGTCATCCAGATCGTCGGCAAGGAGCTCGACGTCTCGATGGCGCTGACAGGTCGTCGCACCCTGGCCGAGATCGACGATACCGTCATCGATCGGGGTTGAGCCCTATCCGTCCCGGCCCTACTGCTTAGTCAGTTGGGCGCGGGATCGAGGGCGCGATGCGCGAAGGACCAAGACGTTTCGAGGATCATCCGCTTCGAAGCGCGGTGCTGAACGAGATCCATGCGCGGCCTTTCCACATGATGGAAGCGCCGCGCATTGTTTTGAACTACGCCTTCATGACCGATGCCGGCCACGCGGACGCGGCCCGCGACCGTCTCGCGGCGCTGTGTATCCGCAACGGCCTGCCGCAACCGGCAGCACATGCGCGCCATCACGTTGTCGATCTCTGCGGCGGCACGCTGCGCTGGGAGAGCCACGCCGAATTCACCACCTATAGCTGGGATGCGCGCGGCGGCGCCGGCGCGCTGCCGGCCGAGACGCCGTTCGGCGAGGCCTTCGAGGCGCCAGGCCCGCTGATGGTGGCCGCGCGGCTCGACCTCGTCGCCGACCAGCGCCCGATCGCCGAGCTGCTCTCCGGCTTCGATCCGGGCTCGCTCGCTGTCTCGGAAGTGGCCGGGGGCAGGGGGCTGATCGCATCCGATTTTCGCGAGGATGGTGACGGCTATACGCGCCTGCTGGTGGTCGATCGTGGGCTCGAGCCGCAGGAGGCGGGGCCGATCGTCCAGCGCCTGCTCGAGCTTGAGACTTATCGGACGCTGGCCATGCTCGGCCTGCCGGAAGCGCAGCGCCTGCATCCCGAGCTTCGCCGTATCGAGATGGATCTGGTCGCCAATACCGGCCGCTTCCGCGCCAGCGAAGGCTTCGAGGCCAACCGTGCCTTGCTCGACGACCTGACCGCCCAGGCCGGCGATCTGGAAGCCGGCGCCGCCGAAAGCGCCTTCCGCTTCGGCGCTAGCCGCGCCTATTCCGAGATCGTGCGCCTGCGCCTCAACGCCATGGATGAACAGCCGATCGCCGGCTATTCGAGCTTCACGGCCTTTCTCGCCCGCCGCATGGCGCCGGCGATGCGCACCTGCCAGACGGTGGAGGGGCGCCAGCAGGACCTGTCGCGAAAGCTCGCCCGCGCCGCTGCCCTGCTGCGCGCCCGCGTCGATGTCGAGCTGTCGCAGCAGAACCGCGCTTTGCTCGACAGCATGAACCGCCGCGCCCGGCTGCAACTGCGCCTGCAGCAGACGGTCGAAGGGCTCTCGGTCGCGGCGATCAGCTATTACATCGTCGGGCTGATCGGCTATCTGGCGAAGGGATCGTCCGTCGTCGGCTTCGAGCTGGACCCGGCGCATGTCACCGCCTTCGCGGTGATCCCGGTGGCGCTGTTCGTCTGGTTCCTGGTCCGCCGCATCCGCTCGAAGCATAATGACGGGCATGGCGCCGACTAGGGGGTAGCCGGCGCGAGGATCTTGCCGAGGCCTTCGTCCCAGTGCGGGTGCTCGCCATAGAGCCCGGCGAGGTGGTCGATGAACAGCCGCACCTTGGCGGCGAGGAAGCGCCGGCTCGGATAAACGGCATGCACCGCCACATGCCGCGAGGCGCGGTAGGCGGGCAGCACCACGACCAGGCGGCCCTCGCGAAGCTCCGGCCCGACATCCCAGGTCGAGCGGTAGGCGATGCCGAGGCCTGCCAGCACCGCTTCGCGCACCACCTCGTTGGAATTGGTGCGAAGCCTGCCCTCGACATGCACCGTCACCGGGCCGTCCGGCCCTTCCACCCGCCAGGGATCCTGGCTGGCGGTGGCGAGCAGCGTGTGCTTCGACAATTCAGCGATGGTCTGCGGCGTGCCATGTTCGGCGAGATAGGCCGGCGTCGCGCAGAGCAGGCGGTGGTTCGGCGCCAGGCGTCGCGCCACAAGGCTCGAATCCGTCAGCTCGGCGATGCGGATCGAGACGTCGATGCCGTCCTTGACCAAGTCGACGAACTCGTCGGAGAGCACGAGATTGACCGAAAGGCCGGGATTGGCGGCGAGAAAGCTGCCCAGATGCGGCGCGATGTGCAGCCGGCCGAAGGTGGTGGGCGCGGAGACCTTGAGCGTGCCGCGCGCCACGTCGGATCGCCGGCTGACGAACGACTCCGCCTCGTCGATCGAGGCGAGGATCTGCACCACGCGGTCGTGGAAGCCGCGCCCGGCCTCCGTCAGCGCAATCTGCCGGGTGGTGCGCTGCAACAGGCGCGTGCCAAGCCGATCCTCCAGACGCTTCAGGCGCTTGGAG encodes:
- a CDS encoding efflux RND transporter periplasmic adaptor subunit; its protein translation is MRRSVVAVLVVAAVVVVGVAYREGLLPASIDRFAASDGPPADAGGGGGGGKGGRRNATPSVTVTQAETGDLPVRRSTIGWINSVASTPVTTQQQGVVTRIALANGADVKAGDLLVQLDDRAAQATLARDRAALTRDQATVVATTADLKRAQDLVARKVDSSQQLDQAVAAAASAAAVVTLDQANIDADQVVVDDMRITAPHDGRLGAFLITVGSLVQPGNSVVMLTDMTHLEANFTVSDADVCLLRQSLAAGSVPVRVSPSNQPTAVAIGPKAAAATQPHPATPAGSSAEATVDFIDSTINTSSGTMAVRAAVPNDNRLFWPGQAVKVDVDLGMHTNVVLVPTVAVQPGQQGSNVFVVKPDQTIDVRPVELAGIVGDRAGIVSGLQAGEAVVTEGQLSLASGTKVNVRDAKPAVAPPPKGAPKTGPQTSSSAPQAVSGSEAKL
- a CDS encoding efflux RND transporter permease subunit, which produces MKISELCIRRPVATILFFLGVAMGGVFAYQQLPVAALPEVSFPTISVSAQLPGASPQTMATAVATPLIKQFETISGIDTISATSSLGNSQIVLQFALNQNIDTAAGDVQAAIDRSLRQLPPNMQNPPSYRKVNPADAPVLLLAVQGDTLPMSTLDDFAENVISPSLSTLPGIAQVGVYGGQTYAVRVQADPDKLATRNIGLDQIASALAAANDQTPVGTMQNRSQSLVIDAPTQMTNAAAFKQLIIANPNGSPVRLSDVANVVDGVQNAQTAGWYDGTRSIVLAIQRQPSANTVAVVDAVNAQLPKLMASMPASMTIKVLNDRSTSIRAAIADVQTTLAITIGLVILVIYLFLGKVSATFIPALSVPLSLVAAFGGMYFFGFSVDNISLLGLTLAVGLVVDDAIVMLENIMRHVEEGMPPFEAALVGSREVGATIVSMTLSLVAVFLPVLLMGGVIGRLFNEFGVVVTLAIGASMVVSLTLTPMLAARLPKSAISHVRRGPAAWFERGFLWVEGRYDRGVGWCLAHRFIILGVFLASVVASGWLFMTLPKGFFPQEDIGQLSVSTQARQDISFQAMVGLQRQVEATLKASPYVDHVASFVGGGPGSVTLNSASLSVQLKPKDARPPVNVVMNDLRAQLSRIPGIQSYIQPVQNLRIGGVSSQSTYQLMLQAIDQQALNDWATRMTTAMRGDPHFVDVANNLQNNALQARIVVDRDKADSLGISAATLRQTLEDGFGTSTAATIQATGSSYDVILEYDPDLAWSDSLLSDIRVRSSSGTLVPLSSFASVQRAVGPVTVNQLGQLPAATISFNLPDGVALSQATDQIEVLKQQIGVPANVYTSYAGTAQVFQQSLATQGILIFAAVLTIYVVLGMLYESFIHPLTILSGLPAAAFGALVALKIMGLDLSVIALIGILMLIGIVKKNAIMMVDVAIVGQREEGLAPEMAIHRAAVRRFRPIMMTTFAALLGAVPIALGTGASAELRQPLGIAVVGGLLVSQLLTLFITPVIFVEMERLSRFLAGLRHGPSAEPATPAGSPAAPALLPQPAGE
- a CDS encoding type 1 glutamine amidotransferase; translation: MRILVVENYQATSLGLMRPALASAGAVIDIRRAHEGDALPETPEGYDAIIVLGGGQSAVDDEAHPYLPRLARLMRAFGDADKSVLGICLGSQILARGYGANNILGRPTEFGWQEVTPTEAGRDDPVVGVLEGPSPLFHWHSDTFSLPEGAVHLATSALTPNQAFRIGRAVYGIQFHFEADTALVRDWSDTFGDVAAEIDPDWPERHAREEGPLGSRADAAGRAIARAWIATIR
- a CDS encoding DUF29 domain-containing protein, which translates into the protein MGLAKEKPLFDPPTDYEDDFSAWLYEQIELLQQKRIHEVDLPNLIEELEDMGSEQRHALESSYRLLIGHLLKWTYQPEQRSASWEITVLRERGNIERREKRNGSLKADAGRIVADIYRYAVREAAVETGLPKSTFPAECPWTLEQLRDPDFMPA
- a CDS encoding FadR/GntR family transcriptional regulator, producing MVFQPIPSRATADEVARQIEMLVLEGVLHPGDKLPGERDLSATLGVSRPILRDALKALEGRGLVESRPGGGTYVAAIEGSVFAAPIVDLIAQSPKAGGDYLEFRREIEATAAAMAATRATEADRIILGRIIETMEAEHGKADFRREAALDVEFHQAIGEATHNIVIIHVLRACYRLLADGVFYNRSRLYGQAGSRDQLLAQHKAIRDAILAGDPEAARQAAIDHIAYVAASMKDAAEAGAREEIASLRLMQFEERATAKRPVRRD
- a CDS encoding alpha-hydroxy acid oxidase, giving the protein MKDATSIADLRLLAKRRVPRAFFDYADRGSYNEETIDANSADFKALKLRQRVMVDVSNRSTEVTLLGEKFAYPFAFAPTGLTGMQHADGEILAAKACEKANIPFALSTMSICSIEDVAAATSRPFWFQLYVMKNRNFAKQLVERAIAAKCSALILTLDLQVQGQRHRDIKNGMTVPPQIKLHNVLDMATKLPWAFKVLGSKHKTFGNLNGVEGMSGVKSLGQWISGQFDPALNWDDVAWIRSIWPGKLILKGVLDVGDAQKAVNTGADAIVVSNHGGRQLDGAPSAISRLPRIVDAVGNQTEILFDSGIRSGQDVLRALALGAKGCMLGKAFLFGLGAGGEEGVSKVIQIVGKELDVSMALTGRRTLAEIDDTVIDRG
- a CDS encoding DUF3422 family protein; amino-acid sequence: MREGPRRFEDHPLRSAVLNEIHARPFHMMEAPRIVLNYAFMTDAGHADAARDRLAALCIRNGLPQPAAHARHHVVDLCGGTLRWESHAEFTTYSWDARGGAGALPAETPFGEAFEAPGPLMVAARLDLVADQRPIAELLSGFDPGSLAVSEVAGGRGLIASDFREDGDGYTRLLVVDRGLEPQEAGPIVQRLLELETYRTLAMLGLPEAQRLHPELRRIEMDLVANTGRFRASEGFEANRALLDDLTAQAGDLEAGAAESAFRFGASRAYSEIVRLRLNAMDEQPIAGYSSFTAFLARRMAPAMRTCQTVEGRQQDLSRKLARAAALLRARVDVELSQQNRALLDSMNRRARLQLRLQQTVEGLSVAAISYYIVGLIGYLAKGSSVVGFELDPAHVTAFAVIPVALFVWFLVRRIRSKHNDGHGAD
- a CDS encoding LysR family transcriptional regulator → MSTLSDMEIFARVVTAGSLSAAGRELDLSPAVVSKRLKRLEDRLGTRLLQRTTRQIALTEAGRGFHDRVVQILASIDEAESFVSRRSDVARGTLKVSAPTTFGRLHIAPHLGSFLAANPGLSVNLVLSDEFVDLVKDGIDVSIRIAELTDSSLVARRLAPNHRLLCATPAYLAEHGTPQTIAELSKHTLLATASQDPWRVEGPDGPVTVHVEGRLRTNSNEVVREAVLAGLGIAYRSTWDVGPELREGRLVVVLPAYRASRHVAVHAVYPSRRFLAAKVRLFIDHLAGLYGEHPHWDEGLGKILAPATP